The following proteins come from a genomic window of Micromonospora zamorensis:
- a CDS encoding TauD/TfdA family dioxygenase: MSGPAPRRRATGTVSSPVSRRVLVDDRFVLLVEAAVPDLDLAGWLAGRREELLRDLDEYGAVFFRGFEVRTPDDFSQAARAVSPDLLGYLERAAPRHEVADRVFTSTEFNAEQWIPLHHEMSYSHNWPSYLYFWCAQAATGSGGATPLASERVITPLIPADVRELFLRSGVCYVRYYGAHLDLPWQEAFQTTDRAEVEAYCHASATEFTWLGSDGLRTRARRQAVATHPRTGETVWFNHAHLFHVSNMPAEVSGALLREYGPDGLPRNAYLGDGQPIPDEVVAGLRELYREHAVSVPWQRGDVLVVDNFLATHGREPFSGDRQILVAMSDLYINRSVL; this comes from the coding sequence ATGAGCGGGCCGGCGCCGCGTCGACGCGCTACCGGCACGGTCAGCTCGCCGGTGTCCCGGCGGGTGCTCGTGGACGACCGGTTCGTGCTGCTCGTCGAGGCCGCCGTGCCCGACCTCGACCTGGCCGGTTGGCTCGCCGGCAGGCGCGAGGAGCTGCTCCGGGACCTGGACGAATACGGGGCGGTGTTCTTCCGCGGCTTCGAGGTGCGCACCCCCGACGACTTCAGCCAGGCCGCCCGGGCGGTCAGCCCGGACCTGCTCGGCTACCTGGAACGGGCCGCGCCCCGGCACGAGGTCGCCGACCGGGTCTTCACCTCCACCGAGTTCAACGCCGAGCAGTGGATCCCGCTGCACCACGAGATGTCGTACTCGCACAACTGGCCCAGCTACCTCTACTTCTGGTGCGCGCAGGCGGCAACCGGCAGCGGCGGGGCCACCCCGCTGGCCAGCGAACGGGTCATCACCCCGCTGATCCCCGCCGACGTCCGGGAACTCTTCCTCCGCTCCGGGGTCTGCTACGTGCGCTACTACGGCGCGCACCTGGACCTGCCCTGGCAGGAGGCGTTCCAGACCACCGACCGGGCCGAGGTGGAGGCGTACTGCCACGCCTCGGCGACCGAGTTCACCTGGCTCGGCTCCGACGGCCTGCGAACCAGGGCCCGGCGGCAGGCGGTCGCCACGCATCCGCGTACCGGGGAGACGGTGTGGTTCAACCACGCCCACCTGTTCCACGTGTCGAACATGCCGGCCGAGGTGTCCGGCGCGCTGCTGCGCGAGTACGGCCCGGACGGGTTGCCCCGCAACGCGTATCTCGGTGACGGGCAGCCGATCCCCGACGAGGTGGTCGCCGGGCTGCGCGAGCTGTATCGGGAACACGCGGTGTCGGTTCCCTGGCAGCGCGGCGACGTGCTGGTGGTGGACAACTTCCTGGCGACCCACGGTCGCGAACCCTTCAGCGGCGACCGGCAGATCCTGGTCGCCATGTCCGACCTCTACATCAACCGGAGCGTTCTGTGA
- a CDS encoding non-ribosomal peptide synthetase: MSAPARPAGPTRRTVDRRAAGVPADVDCLHRMVAAQAARTPEAEAVRHADRTWSYRDLDEAANRLARVLLARGVSREDRVGVCLPRTPELVVALLAVLKAGACYVPLDPAYPPARVAFMAADSGARLVLTRADLADRFPDLAVPIDRLDLPRDGTDPAVPTTPTDLAYVIYTSGSTGRPKGVAIEHRSVSVLMHWIRQTFDDTELGGLLAATSVCFDLSVFEIFGPLCWGGRVLLVDDVLALAAPGVDRLPVTLVNTVPSAMGELLTADALPASVRTVCLAGEPLTAALAARVWSRPHVRRLCNLYGPSEDTTYSTWAEVPPDSGDPPIGRPLPQTRAYVLDPEGQPVPPGDPGELHLAGAGVARGYLDRPEETRARFLPDPFRRGERMYRTGDRVRLRPDGQLAYLGRLDDQVKLRGYRIELGEVSARLAALPGVREATAAVREGPSGDPLLVGYLVGERRDDVRARLAGVLPAPLVPATVVWLDRLPTLPNGKVDRSALPSPALGGDAGPGAGPFDGMLAEVAAVWREVLGVPVTTADDDFLTLGGDSLLAVRCATRLAAATGRPVHVGDLFAHPTVGALAAHLDGLAVDPTPLGEPAGPAPAGPAPLSAAQARLWFLHRLDPADTSYLLAFAVRFDTPVDLDRLARALGRVVEKHPALRTVFPVGPDGPAQHVLPGAGPPPLVAPSEPGTPLDERLTQLGVEATRAAMDLATGPLLRAHLVPDTTGRAAALLLVVHHIVCDDWSFGLIVRELAQAYDNVATTAPEPPVAGPAAFALAQRDWLAGPAGQRALADQLDELRGAPDLLDLPATDRLDRRAAQARPDRAPSGATLRTTVDPATAEAVRELARAERVSLHMVGLAAFATVLGAATGRHDLLIGVAFAGRTSVAAERSVGCHVNTVPLRLRPAPERGFADLLAEARRVTLFAAAHQNVPFDLLVERLRPTRQPHRTPLVQVAFGVQNAPPARHRTAAGVEFTGVELTPDTARLDLTLWLDERRDGLAALWTYRTDLFDHDGVVTWHRRFTALLRTAAADPRRSLADCVDTLGARDD, from the coding sequence ATGAGCGCCCCCGCCCGGCCCGCCGGCCCGACCCGTCGAACCGTCGACCGACGCGCCGCCGGCGTACCAGCCGACGTCGACTGTCTGCACCGGATGGTGGCCGCGCAGGCCGCCCGAACCCCGGAGGCGGAGGCGGTACGGCACGCCGACCGCACGTGGTCGTACCGGGATCTCGACGAGGCGGCGAACCGGCTGGCCCGGGTCCTGCTCGCGCGCGGGGTGAGCCGGGAGGACCGTGTCGGCGTCTGCCTGCCCCGGACACCCGAACTGGTGGTCGCCCTGCTCGCCGTGCTCAAGGCCGGCGCCTGTTACGTCCCGCTGGACCCGGCGTACCCGCCGGCCCGGGTGGCCTTCATGGCCGCCGACTCCGGGGCCCGGCTGGTGCTCACCCGCGCCGACCTCGCCGACCGGTTCCCCGACCTGGCCGTCCCGATCGACCGACTGGACCTGCCCAGGGACGGCACCGACCCGGCGGTGCCGACGACACCGACGGACCTGGCGTACGTCATCTACACCTCCGGCTCCACCGGGCGGCCCAAGGGCGTGGCCATCGAGCACCGCTCGGTGTCGGTGCTCATGCACTGGATCCGGCAGACCTTCGACGACACCGAACTGGGCGGCCTGCTCGCCGCCACCTCCGTCTGCTTCGACCTGTCCGTCTTCGAGATCTTCGGCCCGCTCTGCTGGGGCGGGCGGGTGCTGCTCGTCGACGACGTGCTGGCCCTCGCCGCCCCCGGCGTGGACCGGCTGCCCGTCACACTGGTCAACACCGTGCCCTCCGCGATGGGGGAACTGCTCACCGCCGACGCCCTGCCGGCGAGCGTGCGGACGGTCTGCCTCGCCGGTGAGCCACTCACCGCCGCGCTGGCCGCCCGGGTGTGGTCGCGTCCGCACGTCCGCCGGCTCTGCAACCTCTACGGCCCGTCGGAGGACACCACCTACTCCACCTGGGCGGAGGTGCCGCCGGACAGCGGGGACCCGCCGATCGGCCGGCCCCTGCCGCAGACCCGGGCCTACGTCCTCGACCCCGAGGGGCAGCCGGTCCCGCCGGGCGATCCGGGCGAACTCCACCTGGCCGGGGCGGGCGTGGCCCGGGGCTACCTCGACCGCCCGGAAGAGACGCGGGCCCGGTTCCTGCCCGACCCGTTCCGCCGCGGCGAGCGGATGTACCGCACCGGCGACCGGGTCCGGCTGCGCCCGGACGGGCAACTGGCCTACCTGGGCCGACTCGACGACCAGGTGAAACTGCGCGGCTACCGGATCGAGCTGGGTGAGGTCTCCGCCCGCCTCGCGGCCCTGCCCGGCGTACGCGAGGCGACCGCCGCCGTCCGGGAGGGGCCGAGCGGGGATCCGCTGCTGGTCGGCTACCTGGTCGGCGAGCGGCGCGACGACGTCCGGGCCCGGCTGGCCGGGGTGCTGCCCGCGCCGCTGGTCCCCGCGACGGTGGTCTGGCTGGACCGGCTGCCCACCCTGCCCAACGGCAAGGTAGACCGCTCGGCACTGCCCTCCCCCGCCCTCGGCGGCGACGCCGGGCCCGGCGCCGGGCCGTTCGACGGCATGCTCGCCGAGGTGGCGGCCGTGTGGCGCGAGGTGCTCGGCGTGCCGGTGACCACCGCCGACGACGACTTCCTCACCCTCGGCGGAGACTCCCTGCTCGCCGTACGCTGCGCCACCCGGCTGGCCGCCGCGACCGGCCGGCCGGTCCACGTCGGCGACCTCTTCGCGCACCCGACCGTCGGCGCGCTGGCGGCCCACCTCGACGGGCTGGCCGTCGACCCGACGCCGCTCGGGGAACCCGCCGGCCCGGCACCTGCCGGCCCCGCGCCGCTGTCGGCCGCGCAGGCCCGGCTGTGGTTCCTGCACCGGCTCGACCCGGCGGACACCTCGTACCTGCTGGCCTTCGCGGTGCGGTTCGACACGCCGGTGGACCTGGACCGGCTGGCCCGGGCGCTGGGTCGGGTGGTCGAGAAGCATCCGGCCCTGCGTACCGTGTTTCCGGTCGGGCCGGACGGGCCAGCGCAGCACGTCCTCCCCGGCGCCGGGCCACCGCCGCTCGTCGCGCCGTCCGAACCGGGCACCCCGCTCGACGAGCGGCTCACCCAACTCGGCGTCGAGGCCACCCGGGCCGCCATGGACCTGGCCACCGGACCGTTGCTCCGCGCCCACCTGGTGCCGGACACCACCGGCCGTGCGGCGGCACTGCTGCTCGTCGTGCACCACATCGTCTGCGACGACTGGTCGTTCGGCCTGATCGTGCGGGAGTTGGCCCAGGCGTACGACAACGTCGCGACAACGGCCCCGGAGCCCCCGGTGGCCGGCCCGGCGGCGTTCGCCCTGGCCCAGCGGGACTGGCTGGCCGGTCCCGCCGGGCAGCGGGCGCTGGCCGACCAACTCGACGAGCTGCGCGGCGCACCCGACCTGCTCGACCTGCCCGCGACGGACCGGCTCGACCGACGCGCGGCGCAGGCCCGACCCGACCGGGCGCCGTCCGGCGCCACCCTGCGGACCACAGTGGACCCCGCCACCGCCGAGGCGGTACGCGAACTGGCCCGGGCCGAACGGGTCAGCCTGCACATGGTCGGGCTGGCCGCCTTCGCGACAGTGCTCGGCGCCGCCACCGGCCGGCACGACCTGCTGATCGGCGTGGCCTTCGCCGGCCGCACCAGTGTCGCCGCCGAACGAAGCGTCGGCTGCCACGTCAACACCGTGCCGCTGCGGCTGCGCCCCGCGCCGGAGCGCGGTTTCGCCGACCTGCTCGCCGAGGCCCGCCGGGTCACCCTGTTCGCCGCGGCCCACCAGAACGTGCCCTTCGACCTGCTGGTGGAACGGCTGCGGCCCACCCGCCAGCCGCACCGCACTCCGCTGGTGCAGGTCGCCTTCGGCGTGCAGAACGCCCCACCGGCCCGGCACCGCACCGCGGCCGGCGTCGAGTTCACCGGCGTGGAACTGACCCCGGACACCGCCCGCCTCGACCTGACCCTCTGGCTCGACGAGCGGCGGGACGGGCTGGCGGCGCTGTGGACGTACCGCACCGACCTGTTCGACCACGACGGGGTGGTCACCTGGCACCGCCGGTTCACGGCGTTGCTGCGGACCGCCGCCGCCGACCCCCGACGCAGTCTGGCCGACTGCGTCGACACCCTGGGAGCGAGAGATGACTGA
- a CDS encoding TauD/TfdA family dioxygenase, whose product MTEQTRVARSIPRRGRERNLVDVHPDWPGGPLPALIRANTPDVDLAGWLAGRRDEVDELARRHGAVLFRGFAVAGAEDFRTVMAALSDEVLSYGERSSPRSQVTEGVYTSTEHPADQPIVLHNEQSYTVNWPLRIVFHCEVAPGAGGRTPLADSRRVLARLRPETVAEFERRGVLYRRNYLPGISLTWQTAFQTERREDVEAYCARALIDVEWVGERQLRTRQVRPAVRRHPVTGERTWFNHALFFHVTSLPDDVSAGLRAALGEEDLPYQTAYGDGTPISDEVLAELRAAYAAETRSFDWQRGDVLLVENMLAAHARDPFTPPRRILTAMSDPTAAPELTEASHPMPAPTGDRA is encoded by the coding sequence ATGACTGAGCAGACCCGGGTCGCGCGGAGCATTCCCCGTCGCGGCCGTGAACGGAACCTGGTGGACGTCCACCCCGACTGGCCCGGCGGCCCGCTGCCGGCGCTGATCCGGGCCAACACACCCGACGTGGATCTGGCCGGCTGGCTGGCCGGACGCCGCGACGAGGTCGACGAGCTGGCCCGCCGGCACGGGGCCGTGCTGTTCCGTGGCTTCGCCGTGGCCGGCGCCGAGGACTTCCGCACCGTGATGGCCGCGCTCTCCGACGAGGTCCTCAGCTACGGCGAACGGTCCTCGCCGCGCAGCCAGGTCACCGAGGGGGTGTACACCTCCACCGAGCACCCCGCCGACCAGCCGATCGTGCTGCACAACGAGCAGTCGTACACGGTGAACTGGCCCCTGCGGATCGTGTTCCACTGCGAGGTGGCGCCGGGCGCGGGTGGGCGTACCCCCCTCGCGGACAGCCGCCGGGTGCTCGCCCGGCTCCGCCCGGAGACCGTCGCCGAGTTCGAGCGGCGCGGGGTGCTCTACCGGCGCAACTACCTGCCCGGCATCAGCCTGACCTGGCAGACCGCGTTCCAGACCGAACGACGGGAGGACGTCGAGGCGTACTGCGCCCGCGCGCTGATCGACGTGGAGTGGGTCGGCGAGCGGCAGTTGCGCACCCGGCAGGTCCGCCCGGCGGTACGCCGCCACCCGGTCACCGGCGAGCGGACCTGGTTCAACCACGCGCTGTTCTTCCACGTCACCTCTTTGCCCGACGATGTCAGCGCAGGGCTGCGGGCCGCCCTGGGCGAGGAGGACCTGCCCTACCAGACCGCGTACGGCGACGGCACGCCCATCTCCGACGAGGTGCTGGCCGAGCTGCGGGCCGCGTACGCCGCCGAGACCCGCTCCTTCGACTGGCAGCGCGGGGACGTGCTGCTGGTGGAGAACATGCTGGCCGCGCACGCCCGGGATCCGTTCACCCCACCCCGGCGGATCCTCACCGCCATGTCCGATCCGACCGCCGCGCCCGAACTGACCGAGGCGAGCCACCCGATGCCGGCTCCGACCGGGGACCGGGCATGA